In one window of Oncorhynchus kisutch isolate 150728-3 linkage group LG16, Okis_V2, whole genome shotgun sequence DNA:
- the LOC109879133 gene encoding uncharacterized protein LOC109879133, with protein sequence MDIARVDKMWCDRPSTTICSSVEMERDFACPLLLWMPRKLWQVQLHCPHSVQWEGHQLERMVPYTVPRKYTGELIGLEYLFGQTGLVLQDYKAAIEELETGDPDVQEEDDEGFVELVEFQDLTVPVVETALPLVGTFFVLLSPPLPASSPQLHQSVPCPPLLYGLLLHSCTGYSSTPVRATPPLLYGLLLHTCTGYSSIPVRATPPHLYGLLLHTCTGYSSTPVRATPPHLCSSVPCPTFLFGVTLLLSPWTINVLFKV encoded by the exons ATGGACATTGCCAGGGTTGACAAAATGTGGTGTGACCGACCCTCCACCACCATCTGCAGCTcagtagagatggagagggactTTGCCTGTCCTCTGCTGCTCTGGATGCCCAGGAAGCTCTGGCAGGTTCAGCTGCATTGCCCACATTCTGTACAGTGGGAAGGTCATCAGTTGGAACGTATGGTTCCTTACACTGTTCCACGCAAATACACTG GGGAGCTGATAGGTTTGGAGTACCTCTTCGGTCAGACTGGTTTGGTGCTGCAGGATTATAAAGCTGCCATTGAGGAACTGGAGACGGGTGATCCTGATGTCcaagaggaggatgatgagggcTTTGTCGAGCTTGTGGAATTTCAGGACCTGACGGTCCCGGTGGTGGAGACAGCCCTGCCTCTTGTTGGCACCTTTTTCGTTCTACTCTCACCCCCTCTACCAGCATCCAGTCCACAGCTGCATCAGTCAGTCCCATGTCCTCCACTCCTGTACGGGCTACTCCTCCACTCCTGTACGGGCTACTCCTCCACTCCTGTACGGGCTACTCCTCCACTCCTGTACGGGCTACTCCTCCACACCTGTACGGGCTACTCCTCCATACCTGTACGGGCTACTCCTCCACACCTGTACGGGCTACTCCTCCACACCTGTACGGGCTACTCCTCCACACCTGTACGGGCTACTCCTCCACACCTGTGCTCGTCAGTCCCTTGTCCTACGTTCCTGTTCGGGGTAACGTTACTCCTTAGTCCATGGACCATAAATGTTCTTTTTAAAGTGTGA
- the LOC109879132 gene encoding zinc finger protein 287-like, translating into MSKLQLLRLFLNDRLTAAAVEIFGAVEKTVVEYQEENDRLRRLLRNRITPEIKLCRIDSLQFSEEEVPPEQQHCEQEWSPSLGQEDPETTLIIDEEEEVRTSQEEEQFQGLEPDIEFIFTPSCVKSECDQEDPLWSLTLPQTQTVENRESHSKPVDLKPFGTVTHLKGLDIPCDLPYNRNNASSHSSAVSSDLVGLDIRPPFDPNAPMGEPCICPFCGKTFKQKGNLSMHMKIHTGEKPFNCGDCGKRFNRKEHLTRHIRIHRGEKPFSCHFCCKSFNQKGDLRRHILTHTGEKPFSCGDCGKGFIRKEHLIAHVRTHTGEVSVSSRI; encoded by the exons ATGTCTAAACTACAATTGTTGCGTTTGTTTTTAAATGATCGTTTAACGGCGGCTGCTGTGGAGATTTTCGGTGCAGTTGAGAAAACGGTGGTGGAGTACCAGGAGGAGAATGATCGGCTACGGAGACTGCTGCGGAATCGAATCACACCAGAGATAAAACTATGTAGAATAG acTCCCTGCAGTTCTCTGAAGAGGAGGTTCCCCctgagcagcagcactgtgagcAGGAGTGGAGCCCCAGCCTGGGGCAGGAGGACCCAGAGACCACACTGATTATagacgaagaggaggaagtcaggaccagtcaggaggaagagcagTTTCAAGGGCTGGAGCCTGATATAGAGTTCATATTCACTCCTTCCTGTGTGAAAAGTGAATGTGATCAGGAGGACCCACTTTGGTCCTTGACTCTTCCCCAAACCCAGActgtggagaacagagagagtcaCTCTAAACCAGTGGATCTCAAACCTTTTGGCACTGTGACCCACTTAAAGGGTCTCGACATTCCCTGTGACCTTCCATATAATCGTAACAATGCCTCCAGCCACAGCTCAGCCGTAAGCAGCGACCTAGTAGGGCTTGACATCAGACCACCATTTGATCCCAACGCACCAATGGGGGAACCCTGCATCTGCCCCTTTTGTGGCAAGACCTTCAAACAAAAAGGAAATCTGTCCATGCACATGaagattcacacaggagagaaacctttcaACTGTGGTGACTGCGGGAAACGCTTCAATCGCAAGGAGCACTTAACCAGACATATACGCATTCACAGAGGAGAGAAACCATTCAGCTGTCATTTTTGCTGTAAAAGCTTCAATCAGAAAGGGGACCTAAGGAGACACATACtgactcacacaggggagaaaccatttagctgtggtgactgtggcAAAGGATTCATTCGCAAGGAGCATCTAATTGCACATGTACGGACTCACACAGGAGAAGTGTCGGTGTCAAGCAGAATCTAA